The following are encoded in a window of Candidatus Poribacteria bacterium genomic DNA:
- a CDS encoding DUF86 domain-containing protein: MSASETASVDVRGRLASLSAELRLMEGLNALWLFGSHALGKATPLSDVDIAYLLDDSVEGEKRERLETKLYTTISFALKTDKFSFVDISTAPSWLAWSIISEGQLLICRNLKAVAEIKERIYRFAPDIRLCRRTGNIWFLEALSMDQIGVDKDRIVDFLRGIHEDIRDLRRKRDISKSGYLNSRDTQAVVERRLQTAIESCINIGNHIISRLGLRSPQDYADVFRRLGEEGILSGDITDRMMDMAKLRNLLVHLYWRIEHERIYNSLPCRIATLEEFCRQIAEWLKGLDGQS, translated from the coding sequence ATGTCGGCATCTGAAACGGCATCAGTTGATGTCAGGGGAAGGCTTGCTTCCCTCTCAGCAGAACTCAGGTTGATGGAGGGGCTAAACGCGCTGTGGCTGTTCGGCTCTCATGCGTTGGGGAAGGCGACTCCTCTGAGCGATGTGGATATCGCCTATCTGCTCGATGACAGCGTTGAAGGTGAAAAAAGGGAAAGACTGGAGACAAAGCTTTATACGACTATATCCTTTGCTTTAAAGACGGACAAATTTAGCTTCGTAGATATATCGACGGCTCCCTCCTGGCTCGCTTGGAGCATCATCTCTGAAGGGCAGCTCTTGATCTGTAGGAATCTCAAAGCGGTGGCGGAAATCAAGGAGAGGATCTACCGCTTCGCACCGGATATCCGCCTCTGTCGAAGGACAGGAAATATATGGTTCCTGGAGGCGTTATCGATGGATCAGATCGGTGTGGATAAAGATAGAATCGTTGACTTTCTCAGGGGGATCCATGAGGATATCAGGGACCTGAGAAGAAAAAGGGATATCAGCAAGAGTGGGTATCTGAACAGTCGGGATACTCAGGCAGTTGTGGAACGACGGCTCCAGACAGCCATTGAAAGCTGTATCAATATCGGAAATCATATTATATCCCGCCTGGGATTGCGCTCTCCTCAGGATTATGCCGATGTATTTCGCCGCCTCGGTGAGGAGGGTATCCTCAGCGGTGATATCACGGATCGGATGATGGATATGGCGAAATTGCGCAATTTGCTGGTGCATCTCTATTGGAGGATAGAGCATGAACGGATTTACAATTCGCTTCCATGTCGCATAGCCACGTTAGAGGAATTCTGCCGACAGATAGCTGAATGGCTAAAAGGGCTCGATGGTCAGTCTTGA
- a CDS encoding radical SAM protein: MRYQTPFVHAFETENHKYLYDVNTNRVLRVNEVIYDLIRYYGRLSPEEIAQRLNHKYDIQTIKHGLKEIETAQKLGLFSTFRPSKIQYPKTRTEIRDLLDTERGSITLNVTEDCNMRCRYCIYSGSYKGMRKHNKKYMSFQTAKKAIDQLLEHSFDRRKNKQINIGFYGGEPLLNFKLIRESIEYVESRIDPDLITYNITTNGTVLNDRIIDFLIAHDVNLLVSLDGPKHRHDRYRVFPDGRGSFDIVVRNLMRIRDRNPDYFRFKVNFSVVIAPPVDYMEVDRFFSSGEVGVHQNIMATTPSPGSDFLKQFPPEELYDPAGEEKLWRKYVDGLLEHITEDPLYIWDYALARSMFAPVLLSIYDCQPYEKLPEVYHPGGICIPGHRKMLVTADGLYYVCERVYCSGNKDDLYCIGDVENGINYEKVFRLIEEYSSLTELDCCRCWALRLCQVCFSALTPIEEDVRMDPGEKRAVCREARELVHQALIRFYSVLEKDPTAFDFMDNMERIRD; this comes from the coding sequence ATGAGATACCAAACCCCTTTCGTTCACGCCTTTGAAACCGAAAACCATAAATACCTATACGACGTCAACACCAATAGGGTTCTCCGGGTAAATGAAGTGATATACGACCTGATCAGATACTATGGCAGACTCTCTCCAGAGGAGATAGCTCAAAGGCTGAACCATAAATACGATATCCAAACCATAAAGCACGGGCTGAAGGAGATCGAAACGGCTCAAAAATTGGGCCTCTTCTCCACCTTCCGCCCCAGCAAAATACAATACCCCAAAACCAGAACGGAGATCAGAGACCTGCTCGATACCGAAAGAGGCTCCATCACACTTAATGTCACTGAAGATTGCAACATGAGATGCAGATACTGCATCTACTCCGGCTCCTACAAGGGGATGAGGAAGCACAACAAAAAATACATGAGCTTCCAGACGGCTAAGAAAGCTATAGACCAGCTCCTTGAGCATTCCTTCGACAGGCGCAAAAACAAGCAGATCAACATAGGGTTCTACGGCGGGGAACCCCTGCTCAATTTCAAGCTGATTCGGGAGAGCATAGAGTATGTGGAAAGCAGGATAGATCCGGATCTGATCACATATAACATCACCACGAACGGGACCGTTCTCAACGATCGGATCATAGATTTTCTGATAGCTCATGATGTCAACCTGCTTGTGAGTTTGGATGGGCCGAAGCATAGACATGACAGATACAGGGTTTTCCCTGATGGGAGGGGAAGTTTCGATATAGTCGTGAGGAACCTGATGAGGATAAGGGATAGAAATCCCGATTATTTCAGGTTCAAAGTGAACTTCTCCGTTGTCATAGCTCCTCCGGTTGATTACATGGAAGTCGATAGGTTCTTCTCCTCAGGGGAGGTTGGGGTGCATCAGAATATCATGGCCACCACACCTTCCCCCGGATCGGATTTCCTGAAACAATTTCCCCCGGAAGAGCTATATGACCCCGCTGGTGAGGAAAAGCTTTGGAGGAAATACGTGGACGGACTTTTGGAGCATATCACCGAAGATCCCCTCTATATCTGGGATTATGCCCTCGCAAGGTCGATGTTCGCTCCTGTCCTTCTATCCATCTATGACTGTCAGCCCTACGAAAAGTTGCCGGAGGTTTACCATCCCGGGGGAATCTGCATACCGGGTCATAGAAAAATGCTGGTGACGGCTGATGGGCTTTATTACGTGTGCGAACGGGTTTATTGTAGTGGGAATAAGGATGATCTCTATTGCATAGGCGATGTGGAAAATGGGATAAATTATGAGAAGGTCTTCAGGTTGATAGAGGAATACTCATCGCTTACCGAGCTGGATTGTTGCAGATGCTGGGCATTGAGGTTATGCCAGGTGTGCTTTTCAGCTCTGACGCCTATCGAAGAAGATGTCCGTATGGACCCAGGGGAAAAGAGGGCTGTATGTCGGGAAGCAAGGGAGCTAGTTCACCAGGCGTTGATCCGGTTTTATTCCGTGCTGGAGAAGGACCCGACTGCTTTCGACTTCATGGATAACATGGAGAGGATAAGGGATTGA